Proteins from one Acomys russatus chromosome 12, mAcoRus1.1, whole genome shotgun sequence genomic window:
- the Cops8 gene encoding COP9 signalosome complex subunit 8 produces the protein MPVAVMADSAFSFRKLLDQCENQELEAPGGIATPPVYGQLLALYLLQNDMNNARYLWKRIPPAIKSANSELGGIWSVGQRIWQRDFPGIYTTINAHQWSETVQPIMEALRDATRRRAFALVSQAYTSIIADDFAAFVGLPVEEAVKGVLEQGWQADSATRMVLPRKPASGALDVSLNRFIPLSEPAPVPPIPNEQQLARLTDYVAFLEN, from the exons ATGCCAGTGGCGGTGATGGCGGACAGCGCCTTTAGTTTCAGAAAGCTGCTGGATCAGTGCGAGAACCAAGAGCTTGAG GCCCCTGGAGGGATCGCCACTCCGCCGGTGTACGGTCAGCTTCTCGCTTTGTATTTGCTCCAGAATGACAT GAATAATGCAAGATATCTTTGGAAGAGGATACCACCCGCTATCAAGTCT GCAAACTCTGAACTTGGGGGAATCTGGTCAGTAGGACAGCGAATCTGGCAGAGAGATTTCCCCGGGATCTATACCACCATCAACGCCCACCAGTGGTCGGAGACTGTGCAGCCAATCATGGAAGCCCTTAGAG ATGCAACGAGGAGACGCGCCTTTGCCCTGGTCTCTCAAGCTTATACCTCCATAATCGCAGATGATTTCGCAGCCTTTGTCGGCCTTCCTGTGGAAGAGGCTGTGAAAG GTGTATTGGAACAAGGATGGCAAGCTGACTCCGCCACAAGAATGGTTCTTCCCAGGAAGCCAG cctCAGGAGCCCTGGACGTTTCCTTGAACAGGTTTATTCCTTTATCAG AGCCTGCACCAGTTCCACCAATCCCCAACGAGCAGCAGCTGGCCAGGCTCACTGACTACGTGGCTTTCCTGGAAAACTGA